In a single window of the Cryomorphaceae bacterium genome:
- a CDS encoding LysM peptidoglycan-binding domain-containing protein produces MEQKVFNSKLLVVVAAMMWSLQLVASDDPGGRISRQQYIETWKDEAISHMHKYGIPASIKLAQGILESGDGNSMLARKANNHFGIKCHGWNGPGVYKDDDAKNECFRKYKNARESFEDHSQFLLKPRYAELFKLKSTDYKGWAHGLKKAGYATNPKYPQLLIRIIEENDLQRFDRAGQGKERVAQRKPAGQTSKPTSGKGAELDFHLGRQIMQTDNRAQFVFAREGETYKGIADDLQLNKWQLQKYNDDKSVRPLSEGERVYIKPKRNRAAGASVHVVEEGQTLRDISQLHAVKLNRLERYNELSRDTPLRKGMQIRLSRR; encoded by the coding sequence ATGGAGCAGAAAGTATTCAACAGCAAGTTGCTTGTGGTCGTCGCCGCGATGATGTGGTCCTTGCAACTCGTGGCATCCGATGATCCGGGTGGCCGTATATCCCGCCAGCAATACATCGAAACCTGGAAAGACGAGGCCATTAGCCATATGCACAAATACGGTATTCCTGCAAGTATCAAGCTGGCACAGGGAATTCTGGAAAGCGGCGACGGCAACAGTATGCTCGCCCGAAAAGCCAACAATCACTTCGGTATTAAATGCCACGGTTGGAATGGCCCGGGTGTGTACAAAGACGATGATGCCAAAAACGAATGCTTCCGAAAGTACAAAAACGCGCGAGAGTCGTTTGAAGATCACTCGCAGTTCCTGCTCAAACCGCGCTACGCCGAATTGTTCAAGCTGAAATCTACCGATTACAAGGGGTGGGCGCACGGCCTTAAAAAAGCGGGGTACGCCACCAATCCAAAGTATCCGCAGTTGCTGATCCGCATTATTGAGGAGAATGACCTTCAGCGCTTTGATCGCGCCGGTCAGGGCAAAGAGCGCGTGGCGCAACGCAAGCCTGCCGGTCAAACCTCCAAACCAACATCGGGAAAGGGAGCAGAGCTTGATTTTCATCTGGGTCGTCAGATTATGCAAACCGACAACCGCGCACAGTTTGTGTTTGCCCGCGAAGGCGAAACCTACAAAGGAATAGCCGATGATCTTCAGTTGAACAAGTGGCAGCTCCAGAAATACAACGACGATAAGTCGGTGCGTCCTCTCTCAGAAGGCGAGCGAGTGTACATCAAACCCAAACGCAATCGGGCCGCAGGAGCTTCTGTACACGTTGTGGAGGAGGGGCAAACGCTGCGTGATATTTCCCAACTTCACGCGGTAAAACTCAATCGGCTGGAACGCTACAATGAACTGAGTCGGGATACTCCCCTTCGCAAAGGGATGCAAATCAGGCTCAGCCGACGCTAA